A region from the Triticum aestivum cultivar Chinese Spring chromosome 3D, IWGSC CS RefSeq v2.1, whole genome shotgun sequence genome encodes:
- the LOC123079668 gene encoding uncharacterized protein isoform X4 translates to MQLHCETTGDLVQALVHVRCSDVVIEGAGANGQSVSPKGGGPCNMKKTIQTKGRYTDSQGCKETCSDGDLPECCFPPREVPRILEGVNKTRRRLTKCRLTRFGCINELI, encoded by the exons ATGCAGCTGCACTGCGAAACTACT GGTGATCTTGTTCAAGCACTGGTACATGTTCGTTGTTCTGATGTCGTGATAGAAG GAGCAGGAGCTAATGGACAGTCAGTGAGCCCCAAGGGCGGTGGCCCCTGCAACATGAAGAAGACCATCCAGACAAAGGGGAGGTACACGGATAGCCAAGGATGCAAGGAGACGTGCAG CGATGGAGATTTGCCTGAATGTTGCTTTCCTCCGCGTGAAGTGCCTAGAATTCTCGAAGGCGTCAACAAGACCCGAAGGAGATTGACAAAGTGTAG ATTGACAAGGTTTGGTTGCATCAACGAATTGATTTAA
- the LOC123079668 gene encoding uncharacterized protein isoform X3: protein MQLHCETTGDLVQALVHVRCSDVVIEAGAGANGQSVSPKGGGPCNMKKTIQTKGRYTDSQGCKETCSDGDLPECCFPPREVPRILEGVNKTRRRLTKCRLTRFGCINELI, encoded by the exons ATGCAGCTGCACTGCGAAACTACT GGTGATCTTGTTCAAGCACTGGTACATGTTCGTTGTTCTGATGTCGTGATAGAAG CAGGAGCAGGAGCTAATGGACAGTCAGTGAGCCCCAAGGGCGGTGGCCCCTGCAACATGAAGAAGACCATCCAGACAAAGGGGAGGTACACGGATAGCCAAGGATGCAAGGAGACGTGCAG CGATGGAGATTTGCCTGAATGTTGCTTTCCTCCGCGTGAAGTGCCTAGAATTCTCGAAGGCGTCAACAAGACCCGAAGGAGATTGACAAAGTGTAG ATTGACAAGGTTTGGTTGCATCAACGAATTGATTTAA
- the LOC123079668 gene encoding uncharacterized protein isoform X1, which produces MTPAAGATSLHPRSTSPCPSASPMAHGTCRRTRPSAISCIVGATSLRTARRRVVRPMRLSYDASLQPRHLLWCTTPAAGPALPHLLWRARLSVGHARPPLLWHTTVAVYVWNNATGWPSLIGLCIFNDSSREPYDLSDDDTNLQKKFTRLRDHAAALRNYCIILTFLSFVFTRLKALLVLLKSL; this is translated from the exons ATGACGCCCGCTGCCGGCGCAACCTCCCTTCACCCCCGCTCGACGTCGCCCTGCCCATCTGCCTCTCCCATGGCGCACGGCACCTGCCGCCGGACCCGCCCTTCCGCCATCTCCTGTATCGTCGGCGCAACCTCCCTTCGCACCGCTCGCCGTCGGGTTGTCCGGCCCATGCGCCTCTCCTACGACGCCAGCCTCCAGCCCCGCCATCTCCTGTGGTGCACGACGCCCGCCGCTGGCCCCGCCCTTCCGCATCTCCTATGGCGCGCGCGCCTGTCCGTCGGCCACGCCCGTCCGCCTCTCCTGTGGCACACGACTGTTGCTGTGTACGTCTGGAACAACGCCACAGGGTGGCCCTCCCTCATCG GTCTTTGCATCTTCAATGATTCATCCCGGGAGCCATATGATCTGTCAGATGATGACACTAATTTGCAGAAGAAGTTCACACGTCTAAGGGATCATGCAGCTGCACTGCGAAACTACTGTATAATCCTGACCTTTCTTTCTTTTGTCTTCACAAGGTTGAAAGCGCTCTTGGTTCTGCTGAAAAGCTTGTGA
- the LOC123079668 gene encoding uncharacterized protein isoform X2 has protein sequence MTPAAGATSLHPRSTSPCPSASPMAHGTCRRTRPSAISCIVGATSLRTARRRVVRPMRLSYDASLQPRHLLWCTTPAAGPALPHLLWRARLSVGHARPPLLWHTTVAVYVWNNATGWPSLIGLCIFNDSSREPYDLSDDDTNLQKKFTRLRDHAAALRNYW, from the exons ATGACGCCCGCTGCCGGCGCAACCTCCCTTCACCCCCGCTCGACGTCGCCCTGCCCATCTGCCTCTCCCATGGCGCACGGCACCTGCCGCCGGACCCGCCCTTCCGCCATCTCCTGTATCGTCGGCGCAACCTCCCTTCGCACCGCTCGCCGTCGGGTTGTCCGGCCCATGCGCCTCTCCTACGACGCCAGCCTCCAGCCCCGCCATCTCCTGTGGTGCACGACGCCCGCCGCTGGCCCCGCCCTTCCGCATCTCCTATGGCGCGCGCGCCTGTCCGTCGGCCACGCCCGTCCGCCTCTCCTGTGGCACACGACTGTTGCTGTGTACGTCTGGAACAACGCCACAGGGTGGCCCTCCCTCATCG GTCTTTGCATCTTCAATGATTCATCCCGGGAGCCATATGATCTGTCAGATGATGACACTAATTTGCAGAAGAAGTTCACACGTCTAAGGGATCATGCAGCTGCACTGCGAAACTACT GGTGA
- the LOC123079668 gene encoding uncharacterized protein isoform X5 — translation MQLHCETTGDLVQALVHVRCSDVVIEAGAGANGQSVSPKGGGPCNMKKTIQTKGRYTDSQGCKETCSDGDLPECCFPPREVPRILEGVNKTRRRLTKY, via the exons ATGCAGCTGCACTGCGAAACTACT GGTGATCTTGTTCAAGCACTGGTACATGTTCGTTGTTCTGATGTCGTGATAGAAG CAGGAGCAGGAGCTAATGGACAGTCAGTGAGCCCCAAGGGCGGTGGCCCCTGCAACATGAAGAAGACCATCCAGACAAAGGGGAGGTACACGGATAGCCAAGGATGCAAGGAGACGTGCAG CGATGGAGATTTGCCTGAATGTTGCTTTCCTCCGCGTGAAGTGCCTAGAATTCTCGAAGGCGTCAACAAGACCCGAAGGAGATTGACAAAGT ATTGA